From Strongyloides ratti genome assembly S_ratti_ED321, scaffold srae_chrx_scaffold0000002:
tgtatttatacTATTTCCAACATGTtcaagattttttaattatcttaaatttaaaaataatctgaattatcaaataaaaaatgtattaaaatactttatatttatagaaaagatatctaaaattttctaaaaaagtattaatgtttaagataaatttaattatcaaGTAAATCTTAATGTCAATTAATTGATTTACTTAAGATATTATGTCAAAAGATTTTATCGAGATATAAGATAAAGTTGTAATTAACATtgtattttacaaataatgtTGTTTGTTAGCTGTTTATTTgcataaaattaataacacaatgttaagtttatttaaattctaAAATTCTTTATAAATTAGCTATTACCGTATATACTAATTAACtgcataaaaaaaaaataataataataaataaaatttatcaaacaAAATTACTAAATTGCGAAAATAAAGGTATATTTATTACtcctttttaaaaaactataataattttgaactaaaagtttttaaattttttttaaaaaagaaattttttaaatgtactttttatttaaaaaaatatatatttaaggTTTATCTGTTTGggaaaaaattgaaattattgtaaaattctTGATTCATTAGTTcataataaatcattttactTAACTTTACTTTTCATTTATGACAATTTTGAGTAAACCATTTTATAACTATAAGTcaaacataaatataatattaaaaaattattttaaattgacttaatttatttttttaaacattatttaaaacatttattaactTATTTACTGAAATTtggtatataaaaaatgtgataaaacttttgtaatattaacaATCAAATAAATCCGTTATAAGAAATGCTTCTTCTTTTGATTATTAAGTTATCAAATTCTTTGAGCAACAATTTGTTAAGCTTTTGTtttaaggaaaaaaaaagaattaaaatgtttttatatctatgacaggtatttaaaaactttgttaaattaaaaaaaaatttttttacttaatatataacaaatagTTAACAAATTGCATAtcaaaaatgataaagaaaaaagtgATATTAGCAAAATGTGAAGAATTACACATTAAAATGTCAATATATAACCAAAAAATACtcaatttattatcaatcaTAAAGAACAAAATTAGCAAATGAATAAATACCACATACTTATTCATGAACttgaaattataaatataatacaagAATTAGTGATATATAGTTTTTGtgttattttctttaaaaaattctaacAAAGCACAATTGATTTCATgataaagtttattataataagaaaaaagtataataatattttttcaaattataaaGGTATCAGAACATAgctttacaaattttatatataggTTAAAAGATCTAAACAATTCACTTTTCACATAAAGAAATTGGAAGAATTAACatttgaatattaatttttttcaaaaaaaaaaaaataaatagatatttaaattattttgattctATATCGAATGACTGTAATTTCACAGAATTTTGACCAGTGGTTCTTAAGATAATAAGGAAAATgtgttttataaatttttaatttattttttatagcaacaatctaataaaaaattttggtttttttatacttttgtttattttggtcaattttttttaccaactTATGATTATCAAATTCTGTTTTAGAAAAACTTACAATCAAATATAAAGTAAAGATTTGAGTATCATAGTTaagttactttttttaaaagaatattttattgtttacaataattttatttgtgaatttgatttttttagtagaaacaatttttaaaatttataacatatctaaaattattttttaatccgGTAGATATTAGATTGCCACGTATGAAGTGAGTCATTgtcattataaatttttaagcaCATGCAacataaagaaaaataaatatttttattgaaaataacaTTTGTTAGATTCAATGCAATGTTTCTATGTGatactaatttattttttttatttcaataaaaattatgatctTTGTACccgataaaatttttttaaaaatagattttaCAGTAtctatattttcaaaattttctttttcatgaATTATTCCAAATGCTTGAAAATAAAAGAGTTTGTTGGAACGATTTCAGGAAAATAAAGAGAGTTAAAAAAAGCTCcatattttaattcttccactttttatataattattcatGAAATATGTTAATGCacattgttttaaaaaaaattattcttttttaagaaaatttctGGTAAACGTTTTCATTGGTAAGctgtaaaatttaaaatttattgtttaaccaaattttaagaattcaaaatgaaaaaagttaTCATAAAAACCTTTCGTGCTAATTAAAGTTTTGGAAATTATTTTGGTGTTTCATTCTCATTAAACTATTGATCAGTTTGTTTTCTTTTGTAATAAAGATTCTACATTACAtgacattattaaaaaaattgttattttagttttccaaaaagaaaaaagtatcAATTTCAAGccagtaaattttttaatgtttgtCCCATTCATTTGCATTTATTGAATACTTTTTTTGCTTTTTAAATTTGCTACAAGTAACGAGAAATGCtagatttattaatttctaatattttagCAATTTATCTAGTTTTTTGAAGTAGATTGGTTTCAATCACGTGCTTCAGCTCTTCGTGATCAACTATTGATTCTGTTTTCTTACATTCTTTATTCTCAAAGCACTCATTTTTCTCTTTGACTTTCTTAAGCCCTCTTTTTGTAGTTTCAGGACTAAGAAGATTCTTTTTACAGTCtttattaatgttttgtgtctttcttaattattttttttattttttataggaGAAATTCAGACAAATACAATAGAATGCTtgtcattattttattactactAGTTATTTCATAAATCCTACTAAAAGTGGTacgtaaataaaaatattcattttatataaagcaatccaataacaatattaattttttaattatattaacttttaaaaacttttttaaaatatttgtctAGGTAGCAGTGATTTAAGAGTTTTCATTGCATAAAAGCAATCAAACAGAAAACGATGACTTtaactaaatataaaaagataagaaaataatcatttttattatttaatttatttcatttttattatattgtattataCCAAACTATTAGTGATAAGCgaattaatttattgtatttatagGGGTTAGGATAATTGAGAAGTTACTCAATAAGATAGGACTTTAGAAAAGTCTAGAAAAACAAAATAGtaagtaaattaataatttttaataatcgcTATTTATATAGTTTGGCCAAAGTTATTTTGTTAGacttaaatttaaataaattatttaataactaTTGGGGTTTCAAGTGAATCTTATTTTACCAATTCttatctttataattataattataaaaataaaactaggtaatttttttctttatattagaaaaaatgttattttaatatttcacttgttaatgttttattttttttatcaattatagtTATTACTCATTCTACTAATGATAACCAAACTGAAGATTATGAACAAAGTGACGTCGTTATGGCTAATGTTGGTAAATGAATAGATTAGAAATGGTGTCCAAAATGGTAGGTAATTCTTCTTATTTGATtctaacttttattttttattttgtaacagccattatttagttatattttgattGTTTTTGGTCATGtcaataaagttaaaaaaatgactACTACTTCAATTTATTGTGAAAAAAAGGAAGTAAATTAAGTACTATTATCATTAAAGATTTTACATTTGCTTGTATTCACTCAAAGAATGCACGTTCTTAcataagttttattattttttttatttaaaacacaTTATGAATGAACTTTGAAAGTGAAATTGATTCtggtaaatttattttatttattgcaACTATTAGTACAATTGCTAGCAAACTGAAGAAATGAGATAATGGAAAAAATTTGATACAAAGTCATTAAGTGTGCTTTTAAGAAAAAGGACAAAGAACTTGTGAGACTGGagtttatgaaaaatttttttttcataattttaaaaatgttctttttaaattacaaatataaatttttttttaattgtaaatttttatttaaataccacttaaaatgtttttatttatactgCAAATGacatttaaagaaaatattaaaacttttttggAGTTATCTATAACCttttgtatattaaaaagttttaattggttttcctttttaattattttattttgaaatataaaaaaataatcttgttaaaatgtatgaaaattgttaaattttagttAGTTCAACACTAATATGAAAcactttattttatcattaaaagtggttatcaaaaaaaataaagccCAGAggaaattttaaatcataatttgttattttttaagtatacttttaatatgcttacaaaaataatattttttatgcttgaaaatgttattttgtaaaattggACATCTTGCTATAATAAAAGCACTTATTATGTTTATTCATTGAATTATATTCTCTTTATCACAGtattttagttttaatttgtttacCAAGTTAAAGtgtaagataaaataataaaacattctgtagattataaagatttttaCAGTAGTATGTCATTGAAAGCATGATTCATTGATATCTTTAATCTATtgaaaaaatcaaaaaatatttgcaattttttgattttatatgtagagaaatagtttatattatggataagaaaattaataatgatatctAGAAGATGTAAATCATAACGTTAATTAAGGCtaattaattgtaatatttttttttatagtaatttgtatttgattttattttttgttagatttataaacttttttaatcatgttagtaaaaatatatataataacgTTGTTACTTTATGAACTCATAGATTTTAATGTATACTATTccttaatattatcattttcaacTCATTTTATCAATTGAATTAATAGTTTTGTATTTCATAATTATAATGTTTGTATGATATATcaagtttttatttaataaggtttatataagtaaacgttttttaattttttttactttaaatttatttactttatatatcTGTTATATATCATAAGAAATTAATGTTGAATTAATAGATgtaatttatagaaaaataaatacaataagTTGTATATAGGGAGATGAATCTTAATATTCATAGCAAACAACTATTAACAGTTTTTTTATGTTTgtagaatttttataaatttttgtaatatattcttattttgtttatcatttaatttaatatatatacaaaatattaatattaaatttgacTTACTAATgacttttttaaatctacttttttaacattatttttttcttccatTAAATCTAATTGtataagttttattaatataatgcCATTTTAGCACTTATTGTTTTCTTATACTTTTACTTCAAtgtttatgaaaattttgataCTTTTCAGTTTCGGCAAAcgcaattatttttttcatttaaatgtGCAAAAAAAATGTGTACTAATACTTTTTTTCCATCAGAAGTCTGAGAAAttagtataaaattaatgaatgttaaagtaataaaaagtgtatctttttaaattatttcaaaaacaaagtacctgtttttgttaataatatttttttgacaaaTCATCAAAAAATGCATTCTGTCAGTTTTTATCgcattgaaaaatatttctagtaaaaggttattatatattaaatgtaataaaatttatgaaaatgataataaatgttaactttttttaaaatgtctcaaaaacaataaaatttataaaaatggcATAAAGTTCAATGTGTAAAGATAACAATTgtatctcttttttttatggattcttttataaaaaagttttaaagcttaaataatttaaaacttttgttAATCATATAACTAACTTAAAAGTATcatatataacattaaaattaatttttacataaagtTAACATTACGAACATTTTTTTCGAAGTATGTTAGCTTCAAATCGaatttcaatttaaaatcactttatattattatattgcaacaaatgttaatattatttgttttacaCTATTTATATGAAAACAAAACtacaaagaaaattttttgagTAAACAATGACTGCAAATTAATTTTCCAagcaatttaaaaaaatatactttatttaaagatttaaGTATAATGTTCAAATAGTTTATAAGTATAGAAAAGTACTTGATGGATATACATTATtacataattaatatatgtcTCTCTTATTATTTAGATTACaccttattttttaatattaataaacggttttaataatatgtgTTAGTATAGGATCTTATTGATTGTCTTCTAATAACCAACAATTCAGATGATAGTaactttttgaaaaaatgactacacttttctttatcaagatctattttatttcaagaaaagtttagaatataaattggaaaaacatttttgatCCAAATTTCATCTATGAAGATAATGGATATTtgtttgtttaaaaaaaaacttttcaatATCAAACTTTCGTCATATTATTCAAATGATCTTTTATCCAGTTTTCAATCAACTAAAACATAAAATCAACatagtttttaatattctttacTTTTTGTAACTTTTCgtaacattatatataagataattttgatgcttttaattattatttttttttgaattacctaaaaaaaaagtaattaaacaaactacaataacaaaaaacaatataaaaaataacataagttgtatttacattaatttttgacTTCTTTTGTAATTAGTTTAAATCaactaaaatttaaataatttattgtttagataataaacttaaaattaaagagtataaaaattttaattctatatttattaaaaaaatataattgaaaaaaatgtgaacttagttaaatattagtttattatttgtattatcTAACTAgccaaattttttatttaactgataaaattataactttattaatttagattgtcaaatattattattttaactatatggaaaaaaatacTGTATCGctgaataaaatatataatatattattatgaatcttttaataaatatatttttttttattatttaaataattcaattaaataaattaattccttgttatttattttctaagtTTAATCAAACTACGAATTTCTTCAAAAATCAtgcatttaaaattaaaatatttaaaataataaaaacattaatatattacataTCTTGAAGCATTAAAATGTactatattgaaaaaaattaaaataataatttatcactTCATTTGGTTTATCATTTACAAATTTCGAGTAAACGACAAAATGTTGATAaccttttttttgtaatgatATATAAACAATGTAGTCTGTAGTTAAGAAATAAAGATGAAAATTCTTATCATTTCTATCTGTATATATTTGatagtattattataattattatcaaaggtaaatgtatatatatatacatggAATTATAACATAGAAAGAAGTGTATTTTGAAAATAGAAAAAGttaattgaataaaataaaataagtatgTAGTGTATTAATAGTTGTGTTgtgtttaattatttatgtttcaaatattttataataaaattgttaatttgGGTTACGTTAATTTTTCGTTTAATTTACCATACTAcaatttctatttaaaatttttattaaattttatattttatttacagaAAAATGCCAACAGTATTGAGTAAACtgagatttttaaaaaaagaatctaTTCCTGCTATTATTGGATGTAGTTCTGTACTTGCTATTATAGCACTTTATAAAGCTATGCATGGTATAaggtatattttaataaaataaaaataatataaaataatcattttttttaagatcatcatctaaaataaaaaataatagttttaataataaaaatgatgacaaaaaaaaggaaaaagcATATGTTAAtagtacattttttaaaaaattatggaaattaagaaaaattcttattccaaaattattttcaggagaaatattttatatgctTTTGATTGCTTTTTCACTTCTTAGTAGAACATATGCTGATGTATGGATGATAACAACATCAACAAAAATAGAAGCATGTAttattgaaagaaaaaaaaaagatatgattaaaaatacaatacattatttaatgtGTATGCCATTAGTATCTGTTGTTAATAATCTTCTCAAATTTGGTTTAAGTGAACTTAAATTACGTTTTCgtgaaaatttttcatattatctTTATGATCAATATCTTAAAGATTTtacttattataaaatgtctAATTTAGATAATAGAATATCTAATGCAGATCAATTATTAACACAAGATGTTGATAAATTTTGTGAAGGAATAGTTGATTTATATTCCAATTTATCAAAACCACTTGTAGATGTAGCATTATATGTTTCACGTTTAGGAACTACTCTTGGTTTTCAAGCACCAGCTATTCTTGGATCATATTTACTTATTTCTGGAATATTTCTTACTTATCTTAGAAGACCTCTTGGTACATTAACTGTTGTTGAACAACAATTAGAAGGAGATTTTAGATATGTTAATTCTAGATTAATTACAAATAGTGAAGAAATTGCATTTTATAAAggaaatgaaaaagaaaaaacatcaattttaaattcatttaataaaatggtTAAACATTTAAGAtcacttattatttttaaattttcaattggtttcttagataatattattgCTAAGTATAGTGCAACAACAGTTGGTTGGTATACAGTTAGTGTTccattttttgataaaaataataaaacaatgaTGAATAAGACAAAAGATGAATTGATACAAGATTATTATAATAGTGGTAGAATGATGTTTAAATTAGCTGAAGCATTAGGAAGACTTGCATTAGCTGGAAGAGAATTAACAAGACTTGCTGGATTTACATCACGTGTTGATACACTTcttaatgttataaaagaACTTCAAAGTGGAAAATATGAAAGAACAATGGTTACTTCAGGACAAGATAATACTGATATGACAATGCCTCTCTCAAAAGCTGGTAGTGGTAAATTAGTTTTTCaagataatataattaaatttgaaaatgttCCACTTGTTACTCCAAATGGtgatgttttaataaaatcacTAAATATGACTGTAAAATCAggaataaatgttttaatttgtGGACCAAATGGTTGTGGTAAAAGTTCATTATTTAGAACATTAGGAGAACTTTGGCCGTTATTTGGTGGTAAATTAACAAAACCAGAATCaggaaaattattttatgtacCACAAAGACCATATATGACAATAGGAACATTAAGagatcaaataatttatcctGATACACAAAAGGAAATGcgtaaaaaaagaataacaGATCATGAtttagttaaatatttagaatatGTTAAacttgattatattttacaaagaGAAAATGGTTTAGAATCAATTCAAGATTGGATGGATGTTCTTAGTGGTGGAGAAAAACAACGTATAGCAATGGCTcgtttattttatcataaaccACAATTTGCTATATTAGATGAATGTACATCTGCAGTATCAGTTGATGTTGAAGGTGAAATGTATAATAGGTGTCGTGAAATgaatataacattatttactGTTTCACATAGAAAATCATTATGGAAATATCATGATTATTACCTTCAAATGGATGGACGTGGAAATTAtgaatacaaaaaaattgatgaaaATTGTGAACAATTTGGttcataaataatatctaTTATAATTCAATgtttatctaatttttttaagaacgcaatttaaaattgagatattaatctttttttgttttatttttacattcaaataaattttttctttttctttacttatataaacatattatcaaacgttaaaatatattttatataacattcttaatattttgttagtttattcattttatatttattaaacattattatagATTATCActtcattttttatcaaacaaattagtatattcttttttattgatattaaatatattcgATTAGTATTATACCaatgtaatatattaattaaataatgattcatattttaaaataattatttaggttgtgttaaatatatatataatataggCATTTTACCaattatgttttattatatcactTTAAGATTTTGGCGTTTTTTGTTTGATgaaaatagattttttataaaattttattacatgaCAAATATTCGtattaacataattttatatatatttaatttattttttattattttatgttttattgGTCAATAGATTGTATAACAATTATTTGTCATGAAAGATACTTGCCGTTTAGCTGATTACTTTGTAATAATAAGTTATGATGAACTATTGCTAGGTTtgcttaatattttattatatataatattattattaaatatatatatatatttattatagatTACTCCACAGAAGATAATTTTAGAGGTATTGAAAGAAGGTTTCCAGATTTTGATTGGCCTGATGTTCAATATCCAAGCGGCTTA
This genomic window contains:
- a CDS encoding LD11581p, which encodes MPTVLSKLRFLKKESIPAIIGCSSVLAIIALYKAMHGIRSSSKIKNNSFNNKNDDKKKEKAYVNSTFFKKLWKLRKILIPKLFSGEIFYMLLIAFSLLSRTYADVWMITTSTKIEACIIERKKKDMIKNTIHYLMCMPLVSVVNNLLKFGLSELKLRFRENFSYYLYDQYLKDFTYYKMSNLDNRISNADQLLTQDVDKFCEGIVDLYSNLSKPLVDVALYVSRLGTTLGFQAPAILGSYLLISGIFLTYLRRPLGTLTVVEQQLEGDFRYVNSRLITNSEEIAFYKGNEKEKTSILNSFNKMVKHLRSLIIFKFSIGFLDNIIAKYSATTVGWYTVSVPFFDKNNKTMMNKTKDELIQDYYNSGRMMFKLAEALGRLALAGRELTRLAGFTSRVDTLLNVIKELQSGKYERTMVTSGQDNTDMTMPLSKAGSGKLVFQDNIIKFENVPLVTPNGDVLIKSLNMTVKSGINVLICGPNGCGKSSLFRTLGELWPLFGGKLTKPESGKLFYVPQRPYMTIGTLRDQIIYPDTQKEMRKKRITDHDLVKYLEYVKLDYILQRENGLESIQDWMDVLSGGEKQRIAMARLFYHKPQFAILDECTSAVSVDVEGEMYNRCREMNITLFTVSHRKSLWKYHDYYLQMDGRGNYEYKKIDENCEQFGS